A genomic window from Arthrobacter globiformis includes:
- the ruvC gene encoding crossover junction endodeoxyribonuclease RuvC: MTLRVLGIDPGLTRCGIGVVDVEKNRRATMVAVGVVGTSPEETLDQRLLVIALAIDDWLDRYEPHVLAVERVFSQLNVSTVMGVAQASGVVIAAAARRGIPVALHTPSEVKAAVTGSGSSNKEAVTKLVTKILRLDAPPRPADAADALALAITHAWRAGSGASVATTGPGSQSLTPAQRAWAEAEAKARRAR; encoded by the coding sequence GTGACGCTGCGCGTACTGGGAATAGACCCCGGGCTGACCCGCTGCGGCATCGGCGTAGTGGACGTCGAAAAGAATCGCCGGGCCACCATGGTGGCCGTCGGCGTGGTGGGAACGTCACCCGAGGAAACGCTCGATCAGCGGCTGCTCGTGATCGCCCTCGCCATCGACGACTGGCTCGACCGATACGAGCCCCACGTGCTCGCGGTGGAACGGGTCTTCTCGCAGCTCAACGTCAGCACGGTCATGGGCGTTGCCCAGGCCTCCGGCGTCGTGATTGCCGCCGCGGCCCGGCGCGGCATTCCGGTGGCTTTGCACACGCCGTCGGAGGTCAAGGCGGCGGTGACGGGCAGCGGATCCTCGAACAAGGAAGCGGTCACCAAGCTGGTCACGAAGATTCTCCGGCTCGATGCTCCGCCGCGTCCCGCGGACGCGGCGGACGCCCTGGCCCTCGCCATCACGCACGCGTGGCGGGCAGGCAGCGGCGCCAGTGTAGCCACCACCGGTCCCGGCAGCCAGTCACTGACTCCGGCGCAGCGCGCCTGGGCCGAGGCTGAGGCGAAGGCGCGCCGCGCGCGCTGA
- a CDS encoding CapA family protein, protein MGNKNVSGRVQQVAAAALLMLALASCGVIAEQAQPQSGGQPSSAASQPSAPAAQPGAGDTAAPTPTAASTPGAETTPTPGAGPACKAVRCTSVLVTGDMLVHTQLWQQAHEDAVAGGVKGLDFGPLLEGQRRYIEQSDLAICHQETPVALPGGPFSAYPSFNVPPQIAAAAKAVGYRACTTASNHTVDQGTEGLARTLDVLDAAGLEHTGSYRTQAESRGILILQTDTARIAVIAGTYGLNGQVPEQPWQVDMLDAPAMIAKAKEAREQGADIVLGAMHAGDEYSSAPNAQQLEVAHALADSGQFTMIYGHHTHSVLPVEKYKGTWIAYGLGNGVTELSPTYVVNNEGLLLRAQFSQDSAGKWTAADVAWAPSVIVSGPYRWCSVAADAPQGVCASPAADADTRLRTKQVVEAMGAAQAGAHELLVTKER, encoded by the coding sequence ATGGGGAACAAGAACGTGTCTGGCCGTGTGCAACAGGTGGCCGCCGCCGCACTGCTGATGCTGGCGCTGGCGTCCTGCGGCGTGATCGCCGAGCAGGCCCAGCCACAATCCGGCGGCCAGCCCTCGAGTGCGGCCAGCCAGCCCTCCGCCCCGGCAGCGCAGCCGGGCGCCGGTGACACTGCAGCCCCAACGCCGACGGCGGCCTCCACCCCGGGCGCCGAAACGACGCCCACGCCGGGTGCCGGCCCCGCATGCAAGGCGGTCCGCTGCACGTCCGTCCTGGTCACCGGTGACATGCTGGTCCACACCCAGCTGTGGCAGCAGGCCCACGAGGACGCCGTGGCCGGCGGCGTCAAGGGACTCGACTTCGGTCCGCTACTGGAAGGCCAGCGGCGCTACATCGAACAGAGCGACCTCGCCATTTGCCACCAGGAAACGCCGGTGGCCCTGCCCGGTGGCCCCTTCTCCGCGTATCCTTCCTTCAACGTCCCGCCGCAGATCGCCGCTGCCGCCAAGGCGGTCGGCTACCGGGCCTGCACCACGGCCAGCAACCACACCGTCGACCAGGGCACCGAGGGCCTCGCCAGAACACTGGATGTGCTGGATGCCGCAGGGCTGGAGCACACCGGCTCCTACCGGACGCAGGCCGAGTCCCGGGGCATCCTTATCCTGCAGACGGACACCGCCCGGATTGCGGTCATTGCAGGCACCTACGGACTCAACGGGCAGGTCCCGGAACAGCCGTGGCAGGTGGACATGCTCGACGCCCCCGCCATGATCGCCAAAGCCAAGGAGGCCAGGGAGCAGGGCGCGGACATCGTGCTGGGCGCCATGCACGCGGGGGACGAGTATTCCAGCGCGCCCAACGCCCAGCAGCTGGAGGTGGCGCACGCGCTGGCGGACAGCGGGCAGTTCACCATGATCTACGGGCACCACACGCACTCGGTCCTCCCCGTGGAAAAGTACAAGGGGACCTGGATCGCCTACGGGCTGGGCAACGGCGTGACAGAACTGTCGCCGACGTACGTCGTCAACAACGAGGGCCTGCTGCTCCGGGCACAGTTCAGCCAGGACAGTGCCGGCAAGTGGACCGCAGCCGACGTCGCCTGGGCGCCGTCAGTCATCGTCAGCGGCCCCTACCGCTGGTGCTCCGTGGCCGCGGACGCCCCGCAGGGCGTCTGCGCCAGTCCCGCAGCGGACGCCGACACCCGGCTGCGGACCAAACAGGTGGTGGAGGCCATGGGTGCGGCGCAGGCCGGAGCCCACGAGCTGCTGGTCACCAAGGAGCGGTGA
- a CDS encoding Mur ligase family protein, whose translation MFSLSVPLGKFVRRVSRLRGGGSALPGLVVEKIDPGFMQRTLSTLPHGVAVVSGTNGKTTTTKMVVELLESQGLKVFTNRTGSNFTRGVAAALLGDVDWRGRLDADIAVLELDEAHAVHFVNRVPPRYSLLLNVLRDQLDRFGEIDKTAQLLQHIASKTTGTVVLNREDPRVARIADTLHGPEVLYFGLDDSLLGTFPSDDELRAGPGSPVPAVPERPQADVVLRRVGADDADFEYDGVTVTTGMKLRGVYNIFNAAAALALARSICGSGAATADHSTLLKALSEVAPAFGRGESLTVDGLPLDLVLVKNPSGFRLGLKSFPSGGYATMIAINDNYADGRDMSWLWDVDFDSLRAEGVDQVTGSRAYDMALRLQYDEVQVGAVGTDIPASLADFIRKGKGQPKRVFCTYTAMLAIRRELSKITTVEVVS comes from the coding sequence ATGTTTTCCCTCAGCGTTCCGCTCGGCAAATTCGTTCGCCGGGTTTCCCGGCTCAGGGGCGGAGGCTCTGCACTACCCGGCCTGGTGGTCGAAAAAATCGACCCCGGCTTCATGCAGCGGACCCTGTCCACCCTCCCCCACGGCGTCGCCGTAGTCAGCGGCACCAACGGCAAAACCACCACCACCAAGATGGTGGTGGAACTGCTGGAAAGCCAGGGCCTGAAGGTGTTCACCAACCGCACCGGAAGCAACTTCACCCGGGGCGTCGCCGCCGCACTGCTCGGCGACGTCGACTGGCGCGGACGGCTCGACGCCGATATCGCCGTGCTGGAACTGGACGAGGCCCACGCCGTGCACTTCGTCAACCGTGTCCCGCCGCGCTACAGCCTGCTGCTGAACGTCCTCCGCGACCAGCTGGACCGTTTCGGTGAGATCGACAAGACCGCCCAGCTCCTCCAGCACATCGCCTCCAAGACCACGGGGACTGTGGTGCTTAACCGCGAGGACCCGCGGGTGGCGCGGATCGCCGACACGCTGCATGGTCCCGAGGTCCTCTACTTTGGCCTGGACGACTCCCTGCTGGGCACCTTCCCCAGCGACGATGAACTCCGTGCCGGACCGGGCAGCCCCGTGCCTGCGGTGCCGGAACGGCCGCAGGCCGACGTCGTCCTCCGCCGTGTGGGTGCCGATGACGCCGATTTTGAGTACGACGGCGTCACTGTCACCACCGGGATGAAGCTCCGCGGCGTCTACAACATCTTCAACGCCGCTGCTGCGCTGGCCCTGGCCCGCAGCATCTGCGGCAGCGGCGCCGCCACGGCGGACCACAGCACCCTGCTGAAGGCCCTGTCCGAGGTGGCCCCGGCGTTCGGGCGCGGCGAAAGCCTCACGGTGGACGGGCTCCCGCTGGATCTGGTCCTGGTCAAGAACCCGAGCGGCTTCCGGCTTGGCCTCAAGTCGTTCCCCTCGGGCGGCTACGCCACCATGATTGCCATCAACGACAACTACGCTGACGGCCGCGACATGTCCTGGCTGTGGGACGTTGATTTTGACTCGCTGCGCGCGGAAGGCGTGGACCAGGTCACCGGCTCCCGGGCGTATGACATGGCCCTGCGCCTGCAGTACGACGAAGTGCAGGTCGGGGCGGTTGGCACTGACATCCCGGCCTCCCTGGCCGACTTCATCCGCAAGGGCAAGGGCCAGCCGAAGCGGGTCTTCTGCACCTACACCGCGATGCTCGCCATCCGCCGTGAGCTGTCCAAAATCACTACAGTGGAGGTGGTCTCTTGA
- the pgsA gene encoding phosphatidylinositol phosphate synthase: MLNRHARGFFTALFTPLARWLLKIGVSPDAITIVGTAGVVVGALVFYPLGQLFWGTVFITAFIFSDVIDGIMARMQNLGGRWGNFLDSSLDRLADGALFAGLAIWFFTGGADAPIAIAAVVCLVLGMVVSYVRAKAESLGFQANVGIAERAERLVSVLVITGLTGVGLPPVVLLATLVLLAAASLVTVVQRVLAVRVQSLEDSEQS; the protein is encoded by the coding sequence ATGCTGAATAGGCATGCCCGCGGGTTCTTCACCGCGCTGTTTACCCCGCTTGCACGCTGGCTGCTGAAAATTGGCGTTTCGCCGGATGCCATCACCATTGTCGGAACTGCCGGCGTGGTGGTGGGGGCCCTGGTGTTCTATCCGCTGGGCCAGCTGTTCTGGGGAACCGTCTTCATCACGGCGTTCATCTTCTCCGATGTCATCGACGGCATCATGGCCCGGATGCAGAACCTCGGCGGCCGCTGGGGCAACTTCCTGGACTCCAGCCTTGACCGGTTGGCTGACGGTGCCCTCTTTGCCGGCCTTGCCATCTGGTTTTTCACCGGCGGTGCGGATGCCCCCATAGCCATTGCCGCCGTCGTCTGCCTGGTTCTTGGCATGGTGGTCTCCTATGTCCGGGCGAAGGCTGAATCCCTCGGCTTCCAGGCGAACGTGGGCATTGCCGAGCGTGCTGAACGGCTGGTTTCCGTCCTGGTGATCACCGGCCTGACCGGTGTTGGGCTGCCGCCCGTGGTGCTGCTGGCGACTCTGGTGCTGCTGGCCGCGGCGAGCCTCGTCACGGTGGTCCAGCGCGTCCTGGCCGTGCGCGTCCAGTCGCTGGAAGACTCCGAACAAAGCTGA
- the pdxT gene encoding pyridoxal 5'-phosphate synthase glutaminase subunit PdxT: protein MTNSLSSALPRPAGVPQKPGTGLRIGVLALQGDFREHLRAVETAGAAGVGVRRPAELDGLDGLIIPGGESTAIDKLARAFDLAGPLRQRIADGLPVYGSCAGMILLAHDIADPAADLAGNPQQTFGGLDITVRRNAFGRQRESFETDLDFKGLEFSATEHGVAPVHAVFIRGPWVERVGPGVEVLAQVEPADQEHASHAADLQGTARIVAVRSGQLLATSFHPEVTGEKRVHELFIRMIRGEA from the coding sequence ATGACCAATTCCCTTTCCAGCGCCCTTCCGCGCCCCGCCGGCGTGCCCCAAAAGCCCGGCACAGGGCTGCGCATCGGCGTTCTGGCGCTGCAGGGCGACTTCCGTGAGCACCTCCGGGCAGTCGAGACGGCGGGCGCTGCAGGTGTGGGTGTCCGCCGCCCCGCCGAGCTCGACGGACTCGACGGACTCATCATCCCCGGCGGCGAGTCGACGGCCATCGACAAGCTTGCGCGCGCCTTCGACCTTGCCGGGCCGCTGCGGCAGCGGATCGCCGACGGCCTCCCGGTGTACGGCTCGTGCGCGGGCATGATCCTGCTGGCGCACGACATCGCCGACCCCGCCGCAGACCTCGCCGGCAACCCCCAGCAGACCTTCGGCGGCCTGGACATCACGGTGCGCCGCAACGCATTCGGCCGGCAGCGTGAGTCCTTCGAGACCGACCTCGACTTCAAGGGCCTGGAGTTCAGCGCCACCGAACACGGCGTGGCGCCGGTTCACGCGGTGTTCATCCGCGGCCCCTGGGTTGAGCGCGTCGGGCCCGGCGTCGAGGTCCTGGCGCAGGTGGAACCTGCCGACCAGGAGCACGCCTCCCACGCGGCCGATCTGCAGGGGACAGCTAGAATTGTTGCAGTGCGTTCCGGCCAGCTGCTGGCCACCTCCTTCCATCCGGAAGTGACAGGGGAGAAGCGCGTGCATGAACTTTTTATCCGCATGATCAGAGGAGAAGCGTAA
- the pdxS gene encoding pyridoxal 5'-phosphate synthase lyase subunit PdxS, whose translation MSTPDVSNEAGSSANSVTGSNRVKRGMAEMLKGGVIMDVVNVEQARIAEDAGAVAVMALERVPADIRAQGGVSRMSDPDMIDQIIDAVSIPVMAKARIGHFVEAQILQSLGVDYIDESEVLTPADYTNHIDKWNFTVPFVCGATNLGEALRRINEGAAMIRSKGEAGTGDVSNATTHMRQIRAEIKKLASLPEDELYVAAKELQAPYELVKEIAATGKLPVVLFTAGGIATPADAAMMMQLGADGVFVGSGIFKSGNPAQRAAAVVKATTFFDDPDVIAKASRGLGEAMVGINVDEIPQPHRLAERGW comes from the coding sequence GTGTCTACACCTGATGTAAGCAACGAAGCCGGCTCGTCCGCCAACAGCGTGACGGGCAGCAACCGCGTCAAGCGCGGCATGGCAGAGATGCTCAAGGGCGGCGTCATCATGGACGTCGTCAACGTCGAGCAGGCCCGCATCGCCGAAGATGCCGGTGCCGTTGCCGTTATGGCGCTCGAGCGCGTCCCGGCCGACATCCGCGCCCAGGGCGGCGTGTCCCGCATGTCCGATCCGGACATGATCGACCAGATCATCGACGCCGTGTCCATCCCGGTGATGGCCAAGGCCCGGATCGGGCACTTCGTCGAGGCCCAGATCCTGCAGTCCCTCGGTGTCGACTACATCGACGAGTCCGAGGTCCTGACCCCGGCCGACTACACCAACCACATCGACAAGTGGAACTTCACCGTTCCCTTCGTCTGCGGTGCCACCAACCTCGGTGAGGCGCTGCGCCGCATCAACGAGGGCGCGGCCATGATCCGCTCCAAGGGCGAGGCCGGCACCGGGGACGTCTCCAACGCCACCACGCACATGCGCCAGATCCGTGCCGAGATCAAGAAGCTTGCCTCGCTGCCCGAGGACGAGCTGTATGTCGCGGCCAAGGAACTGCAGGCCCCGTACGAACTGGTCAAGGAAATTGCCGCCACCGGCAAGCTCCCGGTGGTGCTGTTCACCGCCGGCGGCATCGCCACCCCGGCTGACGCCGCGATGATGATGCAGCTCGGCGCCGACGGCGTGTTCGTGGGCTCCGGTATCTTCAAGTCCGGCAACCCGGCCCAGCGTGCGGCCGCCGTCGTGAAGGCCACCACCTTCTTCGATGACCCGGACGTTATTGCCAAGGCCTCCCGCGGCCTGGGCGAGGCCATGGTCGGCATCAACGTGGACGAGATCCCGCAGCCGCACCGCCTCGCCGAGCGCGGCTGGTAG
- a CDS encoding M3 family metallopeptidase: MTNPLLSPSALPFGLPPFADIEDAHYAEAVDAGLAEHLAEIQAIVDTPEPATFENTALAMERSGRLLDRAAASFFTLVSADASEAIRKLETELSPRFAAHQDAVYLNRALYERFDAVDTGGLDAESARLVEEYLKEFRQSGIQLDDAGQDRLRSLNAELSRLGTEFGQRVKEAMKSAALLLDSVEDLAGLPGDEIASAAEAARVAGHEGKFLLTLIQPSNQPALASLDNRDVRRRLFEASVARGSSGGDLDVLDLVKSMVRLRAEKAALLGFANYAELVVDRQTAPDFGAVRTMLNRLAPAAVRNADAEAAALAESAGHPLEAWDWAYYSAKVRRERYTVDEQALRPYFELDRVLADGVFFAATSLFGITFHERKDLAGYHEDVRIWEVRDADGTGLGLFLGDYYTRETKRGGAWMNSLVDQSALLGTKPVVINNLNISKPPAGEPTLLTLDEVRTAFHEFGHALHGLFSNVTYPRFSGTSVPRDFVEYPSQVNEMWIMWPEVLSNYARHHATGEPLAQDVVDRLNESRLWGEGFATAEYLGAALLDLAWHVLEADGVPEDALEFEAKALAAAGVAHPLIPPRYRTGYFQHIFAGDGYAAGYYSYIWSEVLDAETVDWFTENGGLSRANGDRFRAELLSRGNSRDPLESFRMLRGRDAALEPLLKRRGLE, translated from the coding sequence ATGACCAATCCCCTCCTTTCCCCCAGCGCCCTGCCCTTCGGACTGCCGCCGTTTGCCGACATCGAGGACGCCCACTACGCCGAGGCGGTTGACGCCGGGCTCGCCGAACACCTGGCCGAGATCCAGGCCATCGTGGACACCCCTGAGCCGGCCACGTTCGAGAACACCGCACTGGCCATGGAAAGGTCCGGCCGACTGCTGGACCGCGCCGCCGCCTCGTTCTTCACGCTGGTCTCCGCCGACGCCTCCGAGGCAATCAGGAAGCTGGAAACCGAACTGTCGCCCCGCTTCGCCGCCCATCAGGACGCCGTCTATCTTAACCGGGCGCTCTACGAGCGGTTCGACGCCGTGGACACCGGGGGCCTGGACGCCGAATCGGCCAGGCTTGTCGAGGAGTACCTCAAGGAGTTCCGCCAGTCAGGCATTCAGCTGGACGACGCCGGCCAGGACCGGCTCCGTTCCCTGAACGCCGAGCTGTCCCGGCTGGGCACGGAATTCGGCCAGCGCGTCAAGGAAGCGATGAAGTCCGCCGCCCTGCTGCTCGACAGCGTCGAGGACCTCGCCGGCCTTCCCGGGGACGAGATCGCCAGCGCCGCGGAAGCGGCCCGCGTTGCCGGACATGAGGGCAAGTTCCTCCTGACGCTCATCCAGCCCAGCAACCAGCCCGCCCTGGCGTCACTGGACAACAGGGACGTGCGCCGGCGGCTCTTCGAGGCGTCCGTGGCCCGCGGCAGCTCCGGCGGAGACCTCGACGTCCTGGACCTCGTGAAGTCCATGGTCCGGCTCCGCGCCGAAAAGGCCGCGCTGCTGGGCTTCGCCAACTATGCCGAGCTGGTGGTGGACCGGCAGACGGCCCCGGACTTCGGCGCTGTGCGGACCATGCTGAACCGGCTGGCGCCCGCGGCCGTCCGGAACGCGGACGCGGAGGCGGCCGCCCTGGCCGAGAGCGCCGGCCACCCGCTGGAGGCCTGGGACTGGGCCTACTACTCCGCCAAGGTGCGGCGGGAACGCTACACCGTGGACGAGCAGGCGCTCAGGCCGTACTTCGAGCTGGACCGGGTACTGGCGGACGGCGTGTTCTTCGCCGCCACCTCGCTCTTCGGCATCACTTTCCATGAGCGCAAGGACCTCGCCGGCTACCACGAGGACGTCCGGATCTGGGAGGTCCGGGACGCAGACGGAACAGGCCTGGGACTGTTCCTGGGTGACTACTACACCCGCGAAACCAAGCGGGGCGGCGCGTGGATGAACTCGCTCGTGGACCAGTCGGCCCTCCTGGGCACCAAGCCGGTGGTCATCAACAACCTGAACATCTCCAAGCCGCCCGCGGGTGAGCCCACGCTGCTCACGCTCGATGAGGTGCGCACCGCGTTCCACGAGTTCGGCCACGCCCTGCACGGGCTGTTTTCCAATGTCACCTATCCGCGGTTCTCGGGCACGTCGGTGCCGCGGGACTTCGTGGAGTACCCGTCCCAAGTCAACGAGATGTGGATCATGTGGCCGGAGGTGCTGTCCAACTACGCCCGCCACCACGCCACCGGGGAGCCTCTGGCCCAGGACGTCGTCGACCGGCTCAACGAGTCCCGCCTCTGGGGTGAGGGGTTTGCCACCGCAGAGTACCTCGGCGCTGCACTGCTGGACCTTGCCTGGCATGTCCTGGAAGCCGACGGCGTTCCGGAGGACGCCCTCGAGTTCGAGGCGAAAGCACTGGCGGCCGCGGGAGTGGCACATCCGCTCATTCCCCCGCGGTACCGGACGGGCTACTTCCAGCACATCTTCGCCGGCGACGGCTACGCTGCGGGCTACTATTCCTACATCTGGAGCGAGGTGCTGGACGCCGAGACCGTGGATTGGTTCACCGAGAACGGCGGGCTGAGCCGGGCCAACGGCGACCGCTTCCGCGCCGAACTCCTCTCCCGCGGCAACAGCCGGGATCCGCTCGAGTCGTTCCGCATGCTGCGCGGACGCGACGCCGCACTGGAGCCCCTGCTCAAGCGCCGCGGCCTGGAGTAA
- a CDS encoding YebC/PmpR family DNA-binding transcriptional regulator has product MSGHSKWATTKHKKAIIDSRRAKSFAKLIKNIEVAARMGGPDLAGNPGLELAVTKAKKTSVPNDNIDRAIKRGAGLTGEVVDYTEIMYECRGPQGSALLIECLTDNKNRAASEVRLAISRNGGTIADPGSVSYLFTRKGVVTLPKNDLTEDDVLMAVLDAGAEEVKDNGDTFEIHSDPKDLQAVRDALKEAGIDYDTDEAEFVPSMEVPLDLDAAKKFMKLVDALEDLDDVQNVYSNADLSDEVQAALEAE; this is encoded by the coding sequence ATGTCAGGCCACTCCAAATGGGCAACGACCAAGCACAAAAAGGCCATCATTGATAGCCGCCGGGCAAAGTCGTTCGCCAAGCTGATCAAGAACATCGAAGTCGCGGCCCGCATGGGCGGCCCGGACCTCGCGGGAAACCCCGGACTCGAACTCGCCGTCACCAAGGCCAAGAAGACGTCGGTTCCGAACGACAACATCGACCGCGCCATCAAGCGCGGCGCCGGGCTCACCGGCGAGGTCGTGGACTACACGGAGATCATGTACGAATGCCGCGGCCCGCAGGGCTCCGCGCTGCTGATCGAGTGCCTTACCGACAACAAGAACCGTGCCGCATCCGAGGTCCGGCTGGCCATCTCCCGCAACGGCGGCACCATTGCTGACCCCGGCTCCGTGAGCTACCTCTTCACCCGCAAGGGCGTTGTCACCCTGCCCAAGAACGACCTCACCGAGGACGACGTCCTCATGGCCGTGCTGGATGCCGGCGCCGAGGAAGTCAAGGACAACGGGGACACCTTCGAGATCCACTCGGACCCGAAGGACCTGCAGGCTGTCCGCGATGCGCTCAAGGAAGCCGGCATCGACTACGACACCGACGAGGCCGAGTTCGTGCCCTCCATGGAGGTGCCGCTGGACCTTGACGCCGCCAAGAAGTTCATGAAGCTCGTAGACGCCCTCGAGGACCTCGACGACGTCCAGAACGTCTACAGCAACGCTGACCTCAGCGACGAAGTTCAGGCAGCACTGGAAGCCGAGTGA
- a CDS encoding HIT family protein — MQDNTESGYSGDAEVTDDFGLAGVPDAFQRLWTPHRMAYIKGGQHQFKNADDCPFCIAPARTDEESLIVYRGRTSYVVLNLFPYNPGHLLVCPYRHVPDYTDLTVEETAEFADLTQTAMRVLRKVANPGGFNLGMNQGVVGGAGIAGHLHQHIVPRWGGDGNFFPIIAQTKAITQTLDEVRQQVADAWPGETHAE; from the coding sequence GTGCAGGACAACACAGAGTCGGGCTATTCGGGCGACGCGGAAGTGACGGACGATTTTGGCCTCGCCGGAGTTCCGGATGCCTTCCAGCGGCTGTGGACTCCGCACCGCATGGCCTACATCAAGGGCGGCCAGCACCAGTTCAAGAACGCGGACGACTGCCCGTTCTGCATCGCGCCGGCGCGCACCGATGAGGAGTCGCTCATCGTGTACCGGGGGCGGACGAGCTACGTGGTGCTCAACCTGTTCCCCTACAACCCCGGCCACCTGCTGGTGTGCCCGTACCGCCACGTCCCCGATTACACGGACCTAACGGTGGAGGAAACCGCCGAATTCGCCGACCTGACGCAGACCGCCATGCGCGTGCTGCGGAAGGTGGCGAATCCCGGCGGCTTCAACCTGGGCATGAACCAGGGTGTCGTGGGCGGGGCCGGCATCGCGGGCCACCTGCATCAGCACATCGTTCCGCGCTGGGGCGGGGACGGAAACTTCTTCCCGATCATCGCCCAGACCAAGGCGATCACCCAGACGCTCGACGAGGTCCGCCAGCAGGTTGCCGACGCCTGGCCCGGGGAGACGCATGCTGAATAG
- a CDS encoding type 1 glutamine amidotransferase: MTPDSAAGTTASKGTIRVVQLYPREMNIYGDWGNALVLRQRLKWHGYTPELLEYDVGDEFPEGVDIILGGGGQDSGQLVIQDDLQSRAGLLKGMAEDGTPMLLICGMYQLFGRFFKTRSGPVIPGIGVLDVETHGTDERLIGNVKVTTPEFGEVLGYENHSGQTTLGPGVEPLGTVAKGTGNNSRDGQEGARYRNIVASYLHGSLLPKNPAIADFLIRTAVERKYGTFTPGEPDDRYAVLAREHAARRPR, encoded by the coding sequence TTGACCCCCGATTCAGCCGCCGGCACCACCGCGTCAAAGGGCACCATCCGGGTCGTGCAGCTGTACCCGCGGGAGATGAACATCTATGGCGACTGGGGCAATGCCCTGGTGTTGCGGCAGCGCCTGAAGTGGCACGGGTACACCCCGGAACTGCTTGAGTACGACGTGGGCGACGAGTTCCCCGAGGGGGTGGACATCATCCTGGGCGGCGGCGGCCAGGACAGCGGCCAGCTTGTCATCCAGGACGACCTCCAGTCGCGGGCCGGCCTCCTCAAGGGGATGGCCGAGGACGGCACGCCCATGCTCCTGATCTGCGGCATGTACCAGCTCTTCGGCCGCTTCTTCAAGACCCGCTCGGGCCCGGTCATTCCCGGCATCGGAGTTCTGGACGTGGAGACCCACGGCACGGATGAGCGGCTGATCGGCAACGTCAAGGTCACCACCCCCGAATTCGGCGAGGTCCTGGGATACGAAAACCACAGCGGCCAGACCACCCTGGGTCCCGGCGTCGAACCTCTGGGGACGGTGGCGAAGGGCACCGGCAACAACAGCAGGGACGGCCAGGAGGGCGCCCGGTACCGCAATATCGTGGCCAGCTACCTGCACGGTTCCCTGCTCCCCAAGAACCCGGCCATCGCCGACTTCCTGATCCGGACCGCCGTCGAACGCAAGTACGGAACCTTCACTCCCGGCGAACCGGACGACCGCTACGCCGTCCTGGCCCGCGAGCACGCGGCCCGTCGGCCGCGCTAG